From a region of the Daphnia magna isolate NIES linkage group LG1, ASM2063170v1.1, whole genome shotgun sequence genome:
- the LOC116930763 gene encoding splicing factor 3B subunit 2, translating into MDHHMPPGYGQENYMYGDPSMSYQGNPVGMYGSGVRPMSPPPGDEDISAHEHLPSALEEVLAYKEYRVRETGHSGEVDNIITEVPAESIVEIDRNIDEKKDDLGGEDNVEEKTKTQRNQKKKKKKKRTKRHQQKEEEENEQNDDVDEYPQVDIEYVQEEITYDEKNPFYRQFAKIFEAFKIIDEKTAKKAEEEEAKKRELQRNLELKKVPKFAEEEDLEEKKENADDDKPKVSKRKLKQLTRLSVADLKQCVARPDVVEMHDVTARDPKLLVLLKATRNSVPVPRHWCAKRKYLQGKRGIEKPPFNLPDFIKKTGIMEMRAALQEKEESKTLKAKMRERVRPKMGRVDIDYQKLHDAFFKWQTKPKMTIMGDLYYEGKEFETRMKDKKPGELSDELRTALGMPVGPSSNKIPPPWLIAMQRYGPPPSYPNLKIPGLNAPIPDGSSFGYHAGGWGKPPVDEFGRPLYGDVFGLTGSGGDTILLDEEVDRTLWGELESEEEEEEVEESEEEEGEDEEGAIDQSGLVTPAEGLATPSGFSSVPAGLETPDMIELRKKKIEAEMESTETPQLYTVLPEKRTDRIGQAMMGSTHVYDIAAATSTQKSSGGVELSLDPSELEGLDSESMAARYEQTLREQQGNLAKEDFSDMVAEHAAKQKSKRKRQQQQTDTKQAKKYKEFKF; encoded by the exons ATGGATCATCACATGCCACCCGGCTACGGCCAGGAAAATTACATGTATGGAGATCCTTCTATGTCCTACCAAGGTAATCCTGTCGGTATGTACGGATCGGGGGTAAGGCCTATGTCACCACCTCCAGGAGATGAAGACATTTCTGCCCATGAACATCTGCCGTCAGCACTTGAAGAAGTTCTAGCTTACAAGGAGTACCGAGTGAGAGAAACAGGCCACTCTGGAGAGGTTGATAATATCA TTACTGAAGTCCCCGCTGAAAGTATTGTAGAGATTGATCGAAATATAGATGAAAAGAAAGATGATTTGGGTGGAGAAGACAATGTTGaggaaaaaaccaaaacacaaagaaatcaaaagaaaaagaagaagaagaagcgtACCAAGAGACATcaacagaaagaagaagaagaaaatgaacagAATGATGATGTCGACGAATATCCGCAAGTTGACATTGAGTACGTTCAGGAAGAAATCACGTATGACGAGAAGAACCCATTCTATCGTCAGTTTGCCAAAATATTTGAAGCATTCAAAATCATAGACGAGAAAACTGCAAAGaaagctgaagaagaagaagccaaGAAAAGAGAACTACAACGGAATTTGGAACTTAAGAAAGTGCCCAAGtttgctgaagaagaagacttggaggagaagaaggaaaacgcTGACGACGACAAACCAAAAGtttcgaaaagaaaacttAAACAGCTTACTCGGCTCAGTGTGGCCGATTTGAAACAGTGTGTTGCAAGACCCGACGTGGTAGAAATGCATGACGTCACCGCTAGAGATCCTAAGCTGCTTGTCCTTTTAAAAGCTACAAGGAACTCTGTTCCAGTTCCCAGACATTGGTGTGCGAAACGCAAATATTTACAG gGAAAACGTGGTATAGAGAAACCACCTTTCAATTTGCCAGATTTTATTAAAAAGACTGGAATCATGGAAATGCGAGCTGCTCtgcaggaaaaagaagaatcgaAAACACTGAAAGCCAAAATGCGTGAACGCGTTCGACCAAAAATGGGGCGTGTTGATATTGACTACCAAAAGTTGCACGATGCTTTCTTCAAGTGGCAAACCAAACCAAAGATGACAATCATGGGTGATTTGTACTACGAAGGCAAAGAATTCGAGACCAGAATGAAAGACAAAAAACCGGGAGAGTTGTCTGATGAATTGCGAACTGCTCTAGGAATGCCTGTCGGCCCTAGTTCAAACAA gATTCCCCCTCCCTGGTTGATTGCAATGCAAAGGTATGGACCACCTCCATCTTATCCGAATTTGAAGATCCCGGGTCTGAACGCTCCAATTCCAGATGGCTCCTCCTTTGGTTACCATGCAGGAGGCTGGGGAAAACCTCCTGTTGACGAATTTGGGCGACCTCTGTATGGTGATGTATTTGGATTGACTGGCAGCGGAGGTGAC ACGATATTGCTCGACGAGGAGGTTGATCGCACATTATGGGGTGAATTGGAgtctgaagaagaagaggaggaggtTGAAGAAAGCGAGGAAGAAGAAGGCGAGGACGAAGAAGGTGCCATTGATCAATCAGGCTTGGTCACCCCGGCCGAGGGACTTGCCACACCTTCCGGATTCTCATCTGTACCTGCTGGTCTCGAAACACCAGACATGATTGAGctgcgaaagaaaaagattgaaGCCGAAATGGAGAG TACCGAGACGCCTCAGTTATATACCGTACTACCAGAAAAGCGGACAGATAGAATCGGTCAAGCGATGATGGGATCCACCCATGTATATGATATTGCGGCTGCTACCAGTACGCAAAAGA GTAGCGGTGGTGTGGAACTCAGTTTGGATCCCTCGGAGTTAGAAGGTTTGGACTCTGAATCGATGGCCGCCCGCTACGAGCAAACATTGCGGGAACAACAAGGCAACTTGGCTAAAGAAGATTTCAGTGACATGGTGGCTGAACATGCTGCTAAACAGAAG AGCAAAAGGAAGAGGCAGCAACAGCAAACTGACACAAAACAAGCCAAAAAATACAAGGAGTTCAAATTTtaa